The following is a genomic window from Parabacteroides johnsonii DSM 18315.
CAATACTGATACCACTTACCCTCTACTTCTGCGGGGTTGTACTTACTTGCAATTTCCATATTGTTTCGTTATTATTATATCTATGTTCGGTACAGACAAAAGAAGTCCGCCATTTTCAGGCGCAAAAGTACAAAAATAATATAGATAAGCACATAAGAGCTAAATTTTATATTGCTTTACATTTAAAATCAATCATTAATGCCAACTCCGAACTGTGTTTGTTGCTTTTCGACTTCTCTTACTTTTAATTGATTCAATTCTTTACGCAAACGTTCGTTTTCCCTCTCTAAATCGCTCTTATTTACAACACTTTTCATATTGGATCGTAACTTACCACCACCTAACAATTCTTCTTGTAAAAAGATTTCTTTTTGATCGTTTGCTACCGTTTCAAACTCCAATATTCCATCCAACGGACGAGATTGTCCCGGATTTTGCATAGACGCAATAATCCTCACCTTACCTGGCTTTGTCGTTGATTGTACCAAAACAGGCGCCGATCCCCAAATTATCGGAACTGGATTCATACCAACGGAAGCATCCCCCAACAGCCTACCTTCTCCTTGGATGTTAAAATGGACGTGTGAATTATTCAGCCGTTTCACCGTTCCACGCTTGTCTACCACTTCAGCAATGACGGTCACTACATCGGAACCATCGGCTTTCAGAAAGACATTCTCGTTATCCAGGCGAACGACCAGACGATCGGCTTGTCCGGAAGGGTAGCGTTTATGGCTGACAACGACTTTCCCACCTATCAAACCTTCCGCCAATAGATAGGCATCATCCTGCTTTCCGGCACGCGCCATTGCTTTCCATTCCATGAAATGATAAATATCTTTAAAAGTGATAATCGGAGAAGGCATACCTTTATGATTCGGATCTTTCTTATAAACATATTCTTTTCCGCCTTTAAACACGGTCAGACGAATTTCTTCGCAATTCGAATAAATCGTCACGTCCGTCGGCGAAAAAGGTGTGATCTCATGAGCGATATGAATCATAGGTCCATTGTCAGCAATCAAATCACTCTTTTCGGGAGAACGTTGTGCCATAAACATATAATAAGAAGTTTTCGGCTGGCGGAAAGCATCCATAATTCCTCCATAGAAAGGATCGGCATGATAGCCACGCTGATGGTCAAAAGAGTGCCAGAAGCAAGCGCCGACTATTTGCTTCGGCTTGTTGCATATCGTCTCATAACATAGAATCGGGTATTCCTTTATATAGGACGGATTCGCATAATGTTCCGCCTGGATCAACATCGGCACTTCTCCCCAACCACGTGCCACACGGCTATCGGAATTCTGCGCATTCCAATCATCGACATTATCTCCCCATTCGCGAATGAAATAGGTTTTATCCGGTTGCAATTTTGATTCGATCGGGCGCAACAGCAAAGAATAATACTGATCACCGGAAGCCCCATGATCGCAGGCCGCAATGCTATAAGGATAAGGATATTCCTCTTCACATATTTCCAACGCATTCTTGGCAAAATCATCTGGATAATGCGTTTCGTTCAAGATCGGCTCCCAGAAAAACAACGAAGCATGATTACGATGAATACGGATCATATTGCGTATATCTGAATAAACACGTTCGCCAAAGATCGGCTCTTTACTCCAGAACTGCCAACCGGGCACCTCTACCAATGCAAACACCCCTAATTCGTCACAAGCATCCATAAAGGCCGGATCGATCACATAATGCGTGCGGATCACCTTCATGCCTGCATCGCGCAGCTTTTTGGCATCTCTCCACTGCATGGAGTTCGGCAAAGCATTTCCCAACACGGCGAAATCCTGATGCCGGTTCGTTCCCATCAATTTCTCGTCATAGGGTTTGCCGTTTATCCACAGTCCTTTCGTCTGCTTAAACTCAATGCTGCGGATACCGACCCGCTGGCGATAGCCGTCAACCACCGTTCCGGCATCAGTCGTCACCGTCACATCCAAGTTGTATAAAT
Proteins encoded in this region:
- a CDS encoding glycoside hydrolase family 2 protein, which gives rise to MKRNLLIALFLIWASSLFALEQPKFSTAGFYELPNTGREVYSMNLAWRFYKGDVVGTPFATGFDDSGWEVISIPHGLEYLPIEASGCANYQGVAWYRKRFTLDSRLKGKQLFIHFEAIMGKSEVYVNGKLLKKQYGGYLPVILDVTNELDWDGENVIAVKADNSDDPSYPVGKPQNLLDFTYFGGIYRDCWLVAHNKVFITNANYENEVAGGGLFVSFADVSEKSAIVNLKAHVRNLSEKNERVTVTFNLKNKSGEVVKQVFKKVSVRKGKAGYAVASIGIDSPSLWSPETPYLYNLDVTVTTDAGTVVDGYRQRVGIRSIEFKQTKGLWINGKPYDEKLMGTNRHQDFAVLGNALPNSMQWRDAKKLRDAGMKVIRTHYVIDPAFMDACDELGVFALVEVPGWQFWSKEPIFGERVYSDIRNMIRIHRNHASLFFWEPILNETHYPDDFAKNALEICEEEYPYPYSIAACDHGASGDQYYSLLLRPIESKLQPDKTYFIREWGDNVDDWNAQNSDSRVARGWGEVPMLIQAEHYANPSYIKEYPILCYETICNKPKQIVGACFWHSFDHQRGYHADPFYGGIMDAFRQPKTSYYMFMAQRSPEKSDLIADNGPMIHIAHEITPFSPTDVTIYSNCEEIRLTVFKGGKEYVYKKDPNHKGMPSPIITFKDIYHFMEWKAMARAGKQDDAYLLAEGLIGGKVVVSHKRYPSGQADRLVVRLDNENVFLKADGSDVVTVIAEVVDKRGTVKRLNNSHVHFNIQGEGRLLGDASVGMNPVPIIWGSAPVLVQSTTKPGKVRIIASMQNPGQSRPLDGILEFETVANDQKEIFLQEELLGGGKLRSNMKSVVNKSDLERENERLRKELNQLKVREVEKQQTQFGVGIND